In the genome of Olsenella profusa DSM 13989, one region contains:
- a CDS encoding ABC transporter ATP-binding protein: MTTAQAQATAQGPSGDALIRVSHLSKSFVAATNFFGRPTSFVRAVDDVSFTIGRGEAFGLVGESGCGKTTIGKMLVGLLKPTSGRLYFEGEDVTDASPRRRRELCRDIQLIFQDPYASLNPRMTVEQIVAEPITTNHILPADQMGGRVDELLERVGIRPDLKRRYPHEFSGGQRQRVGIARALAVSPKLIVCDEPVSALDVSIQAQVLNLLDDLKDELGLTYLFIAHGLNVVKHVSDRVGVMYLGRLMEVAQKNDLYHEPLCPYTQALLSAIPSPDPRLSRKRIILSGDVPSPIDPPEGCRFASRCFAKVGACDVAAPELREVAPGHLCACHRYENMAADDVRAVARRIQYEAARPTYGMGGTDANADPISSDPDTPDEAAEKGEELPV, translated from the coding sequence ATGACCACGGCCCAGGCACAGGCCACGGCACAGGGGCCCAGCGGCGATGCGCTCATCCGGGTCAGCCACCTCTCCAAGAGCTTCGTGGCCGCCACCAACTTCTTCGGTCGCCCCACCTCGTTCGTGCGCGCCGTGGATGACGTCTCGTTCACCATCGGGCGTGGGGAGGCCTTTGGCCTGGTGGGGGAGTCGGGATGTGGCAAGACGACCATCGGCAAGATGCTCGTGGGACTGCTCAAGCCCACGAGTGGTCGACTCTACTTCGAGGGCGAGGACGTCACCGACGCCTCCCCGCGCCGCCGTCGCGAGCTGTGCCGCGACATACAACTCATCTTCCAGGACCCCTATGCCTCGCTCAACCCACGCATGACGGTGGAGCAGATCGTCGCCGAGCCCATCACCACCAACCACATCCTCCCGGCCGACCAGATGGGCGGGCGCGTGGATGAGCTCCTGGAGCGCGTGGGCATCCGTCCCGACCTCAAGCGCCGCTACCCGCACGAGTTCTCCGGTGGCCAGCGCCAGCGCGTGGGCATCGCCCGGGCCCTGGCGGTGAGCCCCAAGCTCATCGTCTGCGACGAGCCCGTCTCGGCGCTCGACGTGTCCATCCAGGCGCAGGTGCTCAACCTCCTGGACGACCTCAAGGATGAGCTCGGTCTCACGTACCTGTTCATCGCGCACGGCCTCAACGTCGTGAAGCACGTCTCCGACCGCGTGGGCGTCATGTACCTGGGCAGGCTCATGGAGGTGGCGCAGAAGAACGACCTGTACCACGAGCCGCTCTGCCCCTACACGCAGGCGCTGCTGTCGGCCATCCCGTCGCCCGACCCCAGGCTGTCGCGCAAGCGCATCATCCTGTCGGGTGACGTGCCCTCCCCGATCGACCCACCCGAGGGCTGTCGCTTCGCGAGCCGCTGCTTCGCCAAGGTTGGTGCCTGCGACGTGGCGGCACCGGAGCTGCGTGAGGTGGCGCCCGGACATCTGTGCGCCTGCCATAGGTATGAGAACATGGCCGCGGATGACGTGCGGGCTGTCGCACGCAGGATTCAGTACGAGGCGGCGCGCCCGACCTACGGCATGGGCGGGACCGACGCCAACGCCGACCCCATCTCATCAGATCCCGACACGCCTGATGAGGCGGCGGAGAAGGGGGAGGAGCTGCCCGTATAG
- the nikC gene encoding nickel transporter permease, translating to MATKAMGEAPTTTPPQGRSADKGESLWFDVWYSLSHNGAAVASLAFIGLVVLVAIVTAIVPQVLPYDPYQQDLTQSFAAPSGMHWFGCDQQGRDVFARILVGSQVSLSVGLLSVAISLTVGVTLGAIAGYKGGKVDTVIMRLMDIMLAVPSILLAITFMAALGKGIDKAVIAIGLVSIPEYARIVRSQILSVKANDYVAAAHVIGDSDATIIFRHILPNVAPSIIVRATLGISSAILDAAALGFLGLGVQPPQAEWGDMLGRGRDYIFQAPFAMIFPGLAITLTVLAFNLLGDGIRDAFDPKSRRR from the coding sequence ATGGCAACCAAGGCAATGGGGGAGGCTCCCACCACCACGCCCCCGCAGGGGCGCTCGGCCGACAAGGGCGAGTCGCTCTGGTTCGATGTGTGGTACTCCCTCTCGCACAACGGCGCGGCCGTGGCCAGCCTGGCGTTCATCGGCCTGGTCGTGCTCGTCGCGATCGTGACGGCCATCGTGCCCCAGGTGCTGCCGTACGATCCCTACCAGCAGGACCTCACGCAGTCCTTTGCCGCCCCCAGCGGCATGCATTGGTTCGGCTGCGACCAGCAGGGGCGTGACGTGTTCGCGCGCATCCTGGTGGGGTCCCAGGTGTCGCTTTCGGTTGGCCTGCTCTCCGTGGCCATCTCGCTCACGGTGGGCGTCACGCTGGGCGCCATTGCCGGCTACAAGGGCGGCAAGGTCGACACCGTCATCATGCGCCTCATGGACATCATGCTGGCCGTCCCGTCCATCCTGTTGGCCATCACGTTCATGGCGGCGCTGGGCAAGGGCATCGACAAGGCCGTCATCGCCATCGGCCTGGTGTCCATCCCAGAGTATGCGCGCATCGTGCGCAGCCAGATCCTGTCCGTGAAGGCCAACGACTATGTCGCGGCGGCGCACGTCATCGGTGACTCGGACGCCACGATCATCTTTAGGCACATCCTCCCGAACGTGGCTCCCTCCATCATCGTGCGTGCGACCCTGGGCATCTCGAGCGCCATCCTCGACGCCGCAGCCCTGGGCTTCCTGGGCCTGGGCGTCCAGCCACCCCAGGCGGAGTGGGGTGACATGCTCGGCCGCGGCCGCGACTACATCTTCCAGGCACCGTTTGCCATGATCTTCCCGGGCCTCGCAATCACCCTCACGGTGCTCGCGTTCAACCTGCTGGGGGATGGCATCCGTGACGCCTTCGATCCCAAGAGCAGGAGGCGGTAG
- the aspS gene encoding aspartate--tRNA ligase has product MHTHTCGELRVENIGEEVTLTGWVWHRRDHGGLIFIDLRDRSGMTQVSFDPEHSGGTAFHAAEGVRLEWPLKVHGTVRRRPEGMENAKRSTGEIEVLVDALTVLNTSETPAFQIEDNLDTAEDVRLRYRYLDLRRPQMMANMRLRSDLTFAIREAFHKRSFMEVETPALFKSTPEGARDFLVPSRTQPGHFYALPQSPQLLKELLMVGGIERYYQVAKCFRDEDLRADRQPEFTQVDVEMSFVEQADVMAELEEALHDAFAEVGVDMPLPLRQIPYWEAMDTYGTDKPDTRFGMHLVDVTDYFKESRFKVFSSAANAEGSVVKCINAKGAGTWARSRIDKLEPVARELGAKGLAWIAFREDGSMNSPITKFFSEEELEGLRQAADVQPGDLVMFAAAPRLEADEILGGMRNHMADALELPREGHDFLWVVDFPLFHWDEDRKAYAAEHQPFTQPVEEDVERLDADPLSVGSHTYDLVMDGFEAGGGGMRIHDAELQMRILKLLGFTEERAKEQFGFLMEALKFGAPPMGGFALGLDRVCMLLTGSDSIREVMAFPKTSSGSDLMSDAPSEVSGRQLKEVSLRLL; this is encoded by the coding sequence ATGCATACCCACACCTGCGGCGAGCTGCGCGTCGAGAACATCGGCGAGGAGGTCACGCTCACCGGCTGGGTCTGGCACCGCCGTGACCATGGCGGCCTCATCTTCATCGATCTGCGTGATCGCAGCGGCATGACGCAGGTCTCCTTCGACCCCGAGCACTCCGGTGGCACCGCGTTCCACGCGGCCGAGGGCGTGCGCTTAGAGTGGCCCCTCAAGGTCCATGGCACGGTGCGCCGCCGTCCCGAGGGCATGGAGAACGCCAAGCGCTCCACCGGCGAGATCGAGGTCCTGGTCGACGCGCTCACGGTGCTCAACACCTCCGAGACGCCGGCCTTCCAGATCGAGGACAACCTCGATACCGCCGAGGACGTGCGCCTGCGCTACCGCTATCTCGACCTGCGCCGCCCCCAGATGATGGCCAACATGCGGCTGCGCTCCGATCTCACCTTCGCCATACGCGAGGCGTTCCACAAGCGTTCCTTCATGGAGGTCGAGACGCCCGCGCTCTTCAAGTCCACGCCCGAGGGCGCCCGTGACTTCCTGGTGCCCAGCCGCACCCAGCCCGGCCACTTCTATGCGCTCCCACAGTCCCCGCAGCTGCTCAAGGAGCTGCTCATGGTGGGCGGCATCGAGCGCTACTACCAGGTGGCCAAGTGCTTCCGCGACGAGGACCTGCGCGCCGACCGCCAGCCCGAGTTCACGCAGGTGGACGTCGAGATGAGCTTCGTCGAGCAGGCGGACGTCATGGCCGAGCTCGAGGAGGCGCTCCATGACGCCTTCGCCGAGGTGGGCGTGGACATGCCCCTGCCGCTCCGGCAGATCCCGTACTGGGAGGCCATGGATACCTACGGCACGGACAAGCCCGACACGCGCTTCGGCATGCACCTCGTGGACGTCACCGACTACTTCAAGGAGTCCAGGTTCAAGGTGTTCTCCTCCGCGGCCAACGCCGAGGGCTCCGTCGTCAAGTGCATCAATGCCAAGGGTGCGGGCACGTGGGCACGCTCGCGCATCGACAAGCTCGAGCCCGTCGCGCGCGAGCTGGGCGCCAAGGGCCTCGCCTGGATCGCCTTCCGCGAGGACGGCTCCATGAACTCGCCCATCACCAAGTTCTTCTCCGAGGAGGAGCTGGAGGGCCTCAGGCAGGCTGCCGATGTGCAGCCGGGCGACCTCGTGATGTTTGCCGCCGCCCCGCGTCTCGAGGCCGACGAGATCCTAGGTGGCATGCGCAACCACATGGCCGATGCGCTGGAGCTCCCGCGCGAGGGTCACGACTTCCTGTGGGTCGTGGACTTCCCACTCTTCCACTGGGACGAGGATCGCAAGGCCTATGCGGCCGAGCACCAGCCCTTCACCCAGCCGGTCGAGGAGGATGTCGAGCGTCTGGACGCAGACCCGCTCTCCGTGGGCTCGCACACCTACGACCTCGTCATGGACGGCTTCGAGGCCGGCGGTGGCGGCATGCGCATCCACGATGCCGAGCTGCAGATGCGCATCCTCAAGCTCCTGGGATTCACCGAGGAGCGCGCCAAGGAGCAGTTCGGCTTCCTGATGGAGGCGCTCAAGTTTGGTGCGCCCCCGATGGGCGGCTTCGCCCTGGGCCTCGACCGCGTGTGCATGCTGCTCACGGGCTCGGACTCCATTCGCGAGGTCATGGCATTCCCCAAGACGAGCTCCGGTTCCGACCTCATGAGCGATGCGCCGAGCGAGGTCTCGGGCAGGCAGCTCAAGGAGGTCTCGCTGAGGCTGCTGTAG
- a CDS encoding glutaredoxin family protein, which translates to MATKDLQLYVKNNCPFCAKVEGFMSKNGIDLPLHNIDESEDDRSFLVERGGKRQVPCLFVDGTALYESDDIVDFLAKEFHATEQADGSASTGGSCRLDGTGCSF; encoded by the coding sequence ATGGCCACCAAGGACCTGCAACTCTATGTCAAGAACAACTGTCCCTTCTGCGCGAAGGTGGAGGGCTTCATGAGCAAGAATGGCATCGACCTCCCCCTGCACAACATCGACGAGAGCGAGGATGATCGCTCCTTCCTCGTGGAGAGGGGCGGCAAGCGTCAGGTACCGTGCCTGTTCGTGGACGGCACGGCGCTCTATGAGTCCGATGACATCGTCGACTTCCTCGCGAAGGAGTTCCATGCCACCGAGCAGGCTGACGGGTCCGCATCCACCGGAGGCTCCTGCCGCCTCGATGGCACGGGCTGCAGCTTCTAG
- a CDS encoding ABC transporter substrate-binding protein, whose protein sequence is MESTRAQLSRRGFVKAMAAVSATSAFALAGCGSQRVGGSGAASGDYTITFAQGADPRGLDPAMIDDGESAKLMVQVYENLLQYEDDSCAIRPGLAESYEVSDDGLTYTFKLHEGIKYHDGTDFNAATAKASIERQLEPNRTEDMPYAEFTFGSAETGDGIERIDAPDDTTLVITLRAASSAFLANLAMCMASPIVSPTAAEKGDLNEHPVGTGPYQFVSWTKNSDIQLTRFDDYWDKDNAGKPKNIVFRFIAENASRVTALANGEADIIDGIDEAVVDQVEKNGDKIYKIDGMNINYLAFNTQSATFKDATARQAFAKAVDVQTIVDTLYNGYATYANSILPLWMAPYDEDVKQTAYDPEAAKQELADLGITTVKCITYSNPRPYNGKGGTALAESIQGYLRDAGVDMTIDQYDWTSYKDAVQAGNYDVCFYGWNGDNGDPDNFMNLLAADDVTMNVARYSNQEYKDLIAQGLKTPEGPERDDIYHQCEQLVAREQVWLPISHSTNILGYKEGVDGFVFHPTAVTFLRNCTKTS, encoded by the coding sequence ATGGAATCCACCAGGGCACAGCTTTCGAGAAGAGGCTTCGTCAAGGCCATGGCAGCCGTGAGCGCCACCTCCGCCTTTGCCCTCGCCGGTTGCGGCAGCCAGCGTGTCGGTGGCTCCGGTGCCGCCAGTGGCGACTACACCATCACCTTTGCCCAGGGCGCCGACCCCCGTGGCCTCGACCCCGCCATGATCGACGACGGCGAGTCCGCGAAGCTCATGGTGCAGGTGTACGAGAACCTCCTCCAGTACGAGGACGACTCCTGTGCCATCCGTCCCGGTCTCGCCGAGAGCTACGAGGTCTCCGACGACGGCCTGACCTACACCTTCAAGCTGCACGAGGGCATCAAGTACCACGATGGTACCGACTTCAACGCCGCGACCGCCAAGGCCTCGATCGAGCGGCAGCTGGAGCCCAACCGCACCGAGGACATGCCCTACGCCGAGTTCACCTTCGGCTCCGCCGAGACGGGCGACGGCATCGAGAGGATCGATGCCCCCGACGACACCACCCTCGTCATCACCCTGCGTGCCGCCTCCTCGGCCTTCCTTGCCAACCTGGCCATGTGCATGGCGTCGCCCATCGTGAGCCCCACGGCCGCCGAGAAGGGCGACCTCAACGAGCATCCCGTCGGCACGGGCCCCTACCAGTTCGTGAGCTGGACCAAGAACTCCGACATCCAGCTCACCCGCTTTGACGACTACTGGGACAAGGACAACGCCGGCAAGCCCAAGAACATCGTCTTCCGCTTCATCGCCGAGAACGCCTCGCGCGTCACGGCGCTCGCCAACGGCGAGGCCGACATCATCGACGGCATCGACGAGGCCGTCGTCGACCAGGTGGAGAAGAACGGCGACAAGATCTACAAGATCGATGGTATGAACATAAACTACCTGGCCTTCAACACGCAGTCGGCCACCTTCAAGGACGCAACCGCCCGCCAGGCCTTCGCCAAGGCGGTCGACGTCCAGACGATCGTGGACACCCTCTACAACGGCTATGCCACCTATGCCAACTCCATCCTTCCCCTGTGGATGGCCCCCTACGACGAGGACGTCAAGCAGACGGCCTATGATCCGGAGGCTGCCAAGCAGGAGCTCGCTGACCTCGGCATCACCACCGTCAAGTGCATCACCTACTCAAACCCGCGCCCCTACAACGGCAAGGGCGGCACGGCCCTGGCCGAGTCCATCCAGGGCTACCTGCGTGACGCCGGCGTGGACATGACGATCGACCAGTACGACTGGACGAGCTACAAGGACGCCGTCCAGGCCGGCAACTACGACGTGTGCTTCTATGGCTGGAACGGCGACAACGGCGATCCGGACAACTTCATGAACCTCCTCGCGGCCGACGACGTCACCATGAACGTCGCCCGCTACAGCAACCAGGAGTACAAGGACCTCATCGCCCAGGGCCTCAAGACCCCCGAGGGCCCCGAGCGCGACGACATCTACCACCAGTGCGAGCAGCTCGTCGCCCGCGAGCAGGTGTGGCTGCCCATCTCGCACTCCACCAACATCCTGGGCTACAAGGAGGGCGTGGACGGCTTCGTGTTCCATCCCACGGCCGTCACCTTCCTGCGCAACTGCACCAAGACGTCCTAG
- the hisS gene encoding histidine--tRNA ligase → MAQRIQGTEDLFGGYMRAWQRMQDVARELFGAYGFDLMETPAIEQVDTFVHGIGESTDVVRKEMFRVFSGALMERLLDAGSEGGLKARQRMALRPEGTAGIVRAAVQNNLVPQGGAPTKLWYAEAMFRGERPQRGRLRQFHQVGVEWLGASDAVADAECIIMLMEYFTRLGFDVARLKLRINSMGDAACRPAYREKVRAFILDHKDEMCEDCLERADVNPLRAFDCKVDHDREVMAAAPLVTDNLCDDCRAHYGQVKRYLEEAGVAYEEDPTLVRGLDYYVRTVFEVDALGTDVGAIGGGGRYDGLAELEGGKPTPGIGFAVGFERIALALAAQGGSLETAAPSCVYVACAASGQRQAVFSVTLALRQAGIRTEADYQGRSLKSQFKQADRLGARICAVLGADEVAAGTVTLRDMRTHEQVQVPRAELVTQVRERLGA, encoded by the coding sequence ATGGCACAGAGAATCCAGGGGACCGAGGATCTGTTCGGCGGCTACATGCGCGCCTGGCAGCGCATGCAGGACGTCGCGCGCGAGCTCTTTGGCGCGTACGGCTTCGACCTCATGGAGACCCCGGCCATCGAGCAGGTGGACACCTTCGTCCATGGCATCGGCGAGTCCACGGACGTCGTGCGCAAGGAGATGTTCCGCGTGTTCTCCGGCGCCCTCATGGAGCGGCTCCTGGACGCTGGCAGCGAGGGCGGCCTCAAGGCCAGGCAACGCATGGCCCTGCGCCCCGAGGGCACGGCGGGCATCGTGCGCGCCGCCGTGCAGAACAACCTCGTGCCGCAGGGCGGGGCACCGACCAAGCTCTGGTATGCCGAGGCCATGTTCCGTGGCGAGCGCCCGCAGAGGGGACGCCTCCGCCAGTTCCACCAGGTGGGTGTCGAGTGGCTTGGCGCTTCCGATGCCGTGGCCGACGCCGAATGCATCATCATGCTCATGGAGTACTTCACGCGTCTGGGCTTTGATGTCGCCCGCCTCAAGCTGCGCATCAACTCCATGGGCGATGCAGCCTGCCGCCCCGCCTACCGCGAGAAGGTCCGCGCCTTCATCCTGGACCACAAGGACGAGATGTGCGAGGACTGTCTCGAGCGTGCGGACGTCAACCCGCTGCGCGCCTTCGACTGCAAGGTGGACCATGACCGTGAGGTCATGGCTGCAGCGCCCCTCGTGACGGACAACCTCTGTGACGACTGTCGTGCCCACTACGGGCAGGTCAAGCGCTACCTCGAGGAGGCCGGGGTCGCCTATGAGGAGGACCCCACGCTCGTGCGGGGCCTTGACTACTACGTCCGCACGGTCTTCGAGGTGGATGCCCTGGGCACGGACGTCGGGGCCATCGGTGGCGGGGGCCGCTACGACGGCCTCGCGGAGCTCGAGGGCGGCAAGCCCACACCGGGCATCGGCTTTGCCGTGGGCTTCGAGCGCATCGCGCTGGCCCTTGCGGCACAGGGTGGCTCGCTCGAGACGGCCGCCCCGAGCTGCGTCTATGTGGCCTGTGCGGCGTCCGGGCAGCGTCAGGCCGTATTCTCTGTCACGCTGGCGCTGCGCCAGGCAGGCATCCGCACCGAGGCAGACTACCAGGGTCGCTCGCTCAAGAGCCAGTTCAAGCAGGCCGACAGGCTCGGCGCGCGCATCTGTGCGGTCCTGGGTGCCGACGAGGTGGCGGCCGGTACGGTGACCCTGCGCGACATGCGGACCCACGAGCAGGTTCAGGTACCGCGGGCGGAGCTCGTCACCCAGGTGCGAGAGCGCCTGGGGGCATAG
- a CDS encoding lipopolysaccharide biosynthesis protein codes for MFRPVGRREGRTAARTSGSHVRERQEAPFVVRLVEQWWDRLISAVFSGTLADQTARYAAHRTKRDYLFNSIGLGLWGALFPLLTMIASQLVGTEQAGMFSMAFVYANLIQFVGMYGVRTYQVSDVDEMDSFGAYQLQRLLSCLLMMGVGYLFCRVRGYSGEMLSICIGTFAFRTFDAFADVYEGRLQQMDKLWLAGISQGLRCTLGVASFTLALVITRDVAIASIVMAVVALASLLMVSIPLTYFETPRSRSWEFLEIREIFAECFPTFLATFLFSLIETVPKFAMEGTLPYDDQLFFNAIYFPAQAIAMALGLVYKPQLVRLANIWADPNHRRRFDLVVIAIVGVGVGICAIVFAFNSLFGVPILSVLYGTDFASYKTDLLMMVVAGGMTAVVDFLYQIITVLRRQEVATRIYLLTFGIATVLALVLVNTIGFAGAVWTYLLSMATLFVLLIAQYVVLRVKG; via the coding sequence ATGTTCAGACCCGTGGGGAGACGAGAGGGGCGCACCGCCGCCAGGACGTCCGGCTCGCACGTGCGCGAGCGGCAGGAGGCACCGTTTGTGGTCCGCCTCGTCGAGCAGTGGTGGGATCGCCTCATCTCCGCCGTGTTCTCCGGTACCCTGGCCGACCAGACGGCCCGCTACGCCGCCCACCGCACGAAGCGCGACTATCTCTTCAACAGCATCGGACTGGGACTCTGGGGCGCGCTCTTCCCCCTACTCACGATGATTGCCTCGCAGCTCGTGGGCACCGAGCAGGCCGGCATGTTCTCCATGGCCTTCGTCTACGCCAACCTCATACAGTTCGTGGGCATGTACGGCGTGCGCACCTATCAGGTCTCCGACGTGGACGAGATGGACTCCTTTGGCGCCTATCAGCTGCAGCGCCTGCTCTCCTGCCTGCTCATGATGGGTGTTGGGTACCTCTTCTGCCGGGTGCGTGGCTATTCGGGTGAGATGCTGAGCATCTGCATCGGCACGTTCGCCTTCCGCACGTTCGACGCCTTTGCCGACGTCTACGAGGGGCGCCTGCAGCAGATGGACAAGCTCTGGCTCGCGGGCATCTCGCAGGGCCTGCGCTGCACCCTGGGCGTCGCAAGCTTCACGCTTGCGCTGGTCATCACGCGTGACGTGGCCATCGCAAGCATCGTCATGGCCGTGGTGGCGCTGGCGTCGCTCCTGATGGTGAGCATCCCGCTCACCTACTTCGAGACGCCCCGCTCGCGCAGCTGGGAGTTTCTGGAGATCAGGGAGATCTTTGCGGAATGCTTCCCCACCTTCCTGGCGACGTTCCTCTTCTCGCTCATCGAGACGGTCCCCAAGTTTGCCATGGAGGGCACGCTCCCCTACGACGACCAGCTGTTCTTCAACGCCATCTACTTTCCTGCCCAGGCCATCGCCATGGCGCTGGGGCTGGTGTACAAGCCCCAGCTGGTGAGACTGGCCAACATCTGGGCCGACCCCAACCATCGCAGGCGCTTCGACCTGGTGGTCATCGCCATAGTCGGCGTGGGTGTGGGCATCTGCGCCATCGTGTTCGCCTTCAACTCGCTCTTTGGGGTGCCCATCCTCAGCGTGCTCTATGGCACCGACTTTGCCTCCTACAAGACGGACCTGCTGATGATGGTGGTTGCCGGGGGGATGACCGCCGTCGTGGACTTCCTGTACCAGATCATCACGGTGCTCCGCCGCCAGGAGGTGGCGACGCGCATCTACCTGCTCACATTTGGCATAGCCACCGTCTTGGCCCTCGTGCTTGTGAACACCATCGGGTTCGCCGGGGCCGTGTGGACGTACCTGCTCTCCATGGCAACCCTGTTCGTCCTGCTCATCGCCCAGTACGTGGTCCTGCGCGTCAAGGGATAG
- a CDS encoding ABC transporter permease translates to MLKYIVKRVLQAIPVLLGLSIVVFLIMRVFSPDPAPVVLGEHATQQAMDAWREANGLNRPLVAQYLGFLGGVLTGDLGTSYYTHVPVTAELANRFPATAELAIVAIILAAVIGIALGVVSAVHKGTAVDALSMVLALVGVSMPIFWSGMLMIILFSGTLHVLPSGGRIDPLFTPVGGTGLFLLDTLLSGDFEAFGNALQHIIMPALALSLYSMAIITRMTRSSMLETLDEDYVRTARAKGLPVGRVNRHHALRNAMLPVTTVIGLQLGSLLGGALLTETVFAWPGIGKYVVDCILKSDFPVVQGVVLLIGIIFVVINLVVDIIYAYLDPRIKYSQEEG, encoded by the coding sequence ATGCTGAAGTACATCGTGAAGCGCGTCCTGCAGGCCATTCCGGTGCTGCTGGGGCTGTCGATCGTAGTGTTCTTGATCATGCGCGTCTTCTCTCCCGACCCGGCACCGGTCGTGCTGGGGGAGCATGCCACACAGCAGGCGATGGACGCATGGCGGGAGGCCAACGGGCTCAACCGTCCGCTCGTCGCGCAGTACCTGGGCTTCCTCGGCGGCGTCCTCACCGGGGACCTGGGCACCTCGTACTATACGCACGTGCCCGTGACGGCGGAGCTCGCCAATCGCTTTCCCGCCACGGCCGAGCTCGCCATCGTGGCCATCATCCTGGCCGCGGTCATCGGCATCGCCCTGGGTGTGGTGTCGGCCGTGCACAAGGGCACCGCGGTCGACGCCCTCTCCATGGTGCTCGCCCTGGTGGGCGTGTCCATGCCCATCTTCTGGTCCGGCATGCTCATGATCATCCTGTTCTCTGGGACGCTGCACGTCCTGCCCTCGGGCGGGCGCATCGACCCCTTGTTCACTCCCGTGGGGGGCACGGGCCTCTTCCTGCTGGACACCCTGCTCTCCGGTGACTTCGAGGCCTTTGGCAATGCCCTGCAGCACATCATCATGCCGGCGCTGGCCCTCTCGCTCTACTCCATGGCCATCATCACGCGCATGACCCGCTCCAGCATGCTCGAGACGCTGGACGAGGACTACGTGCGCACGGCCCGCGCCAAGGGGCTGCCCGTCGGCCGCGTCAACCGCCACCATGCCCTGCGCAACGCCATGCTGCCGGTCACCACGGTCATCGGCCTGCAGCTGGGCAGCCTTCTGGGCGGTGCCCTGCTCACCGAGACGGTCTTCGCCTGGCCGGGCATCGGCAAGTACGTCGTGGACTGCATCCTCAAGTCCGACTTCCCCGTGGTCCAGGGCGTCGTGCTGCTCATTGGCATCATCTTCGTGGTCATCAACCTGGTGGTCGACATCATCTACGCCTATCTTGATCCGCGCATCAAGTACTCGCAGGAAGAGGGGTGA
- a CDS encoding ABC transporter ATP-binding protein: protein MALLEVRDLVTEFPTRKGVVRAVDGVSFSIDRGEILAVVGESGSGKSVTSLSIMGLLQRPGHVAAGSITFDGTDLLSLSERQMEAVRGQRISMIFQEPMTSLNPVYRVGDQIVEAIQTHTDMRRNEAWERAVEMLHVVGIPSPEDRARDYPHQMSGGMRQRVMIAMALSCNPQLLIADEPTTALDVTIQAQILDLIYQLRDEFDMAVLFITHDLGVVSEVADRVVVMYCGQVVEEAQKVALFERPLHPYTLGLLNSIPRLEDDDAKRLYTIKGTVPSPLDMPRGCPFSDRCDRCHERCRMERPQLLPVPGSPDRSVRCFLYEGDE, encoded by the coding sequence ATGGCCCTGCTAGAAGTCAGGGACCTCGTGACGGAGTTTCCCACCCGCAAGGGCGTGGTGCGTGCCGTGGATGGTGTGTCCTTCTCCATCGACAGGGGCGAGATCCTCGCGGTCGTGGGCGAGTCGGGCTCGGGCAAGAGCGTGACCTCGCTCTCCATCATGGGCCTGCTCCAGAGGCCAGGTCACGTTGCCGCAGGCAGCATCACCTTCGATGGCACCGACCTACTCTCCCTCTCCGAGAGGCAGATGGAGGCCGTGCGTGGGCAGAGGATCTCCATGATCTTCCAGGAGCCCATGACCTCGCTCAACCCGGTGTATCGCGTGGGCGACCAGATCGTGGAGGCCATCCAGACGCACACCGACATGAGGCGGAACGAGGCATGGGAGCGTGCCGTCGAGATGCTGCACGTGGTGGGCATCCCGTCCCCCGAGGACCGGGCGCGCGACTATCCGCATCAGATGTCGGGTGGCATGCGCCAGCGCGTCATGATCGCCATGGCGCTCTCGTGCAATCCCCAGCTGCTCATCGCCGACGAACCCACCACGGCGCTCGACGTCACGATCCAGGCGCAGATCCTGGACCTCATCTACCAGCTGCGCGACGAGTTCGACATGGCGGTGCTCTTCATCACGCACGACCTGGGCGTGGTGAGCGAGGTCGCCGACCGCGTGGTGGTCATGTACTGCGGTCAGGTGGTGGAGGAGGCGCAGAAGGTCGCCCTCTTCGAGCGGCCCCTGCATCCCTATACCCTGGGGCTCCTGAACTCCATCCCACGCCTTGAGGATGATGACGCCAAGCGCCTGTACACCATCAAGGGCACGGTTCCCAGCCCACTGGACATGCCCCGGGGCTGCCCGTTCTCCGATCGCTGCGACCGCTGCCACGAACGCTGCCGCATGGAGCGCCCGCAGCTCCTGCCGGTGCCCGGCTCGCCCGATCGCAGCGTGCGCTGCTTCCTGTACGAGGGGGATGAGTAA